TTTTTTTGAGTAAGGGTAATACTTGGCAGGTTAAACGTTTTTCCCTTCTTTTTTTTCTTCTTCTTCTCTTTCTTTTTACCTGCTACCTCCAGTTCTTCATCATAAGCACTGTAGGAGGTATTGGTGGTTTTTTTTTCGCTTTTGCCACAACTACACAACAGCGTAACCAGTAGCATTGCCCACAAAACAGGGGGAGTAAACAAATGATTCATTTTTTTTGATTCAGGTTTTTGTAATATTACAAAATGGTAACTTTCAACAAATTTAAAATAAATTAAAGACATTATGGCGAGCTTATACTTGGTACGACACGGACAAGCGTCTTTTATGAAAAGTAACTACGATCAACTCTCTGACTTGGGCAAAACTCAGGCAAACCATTTGGGCGAATATTTGGCAAACACAGGGCTTCAGTTTGACATTGCCTGGCAAGGCGACTTGCAACGCCACCGCCAAACCAGCGAAGGGATTATAGAAAAGTATGCCCATAGTGCGGGGTTTCCTGAGGTGTTTACCAATGCCGATTTTAATGAGCATCAGGGCGCCAGCATATTTAATAAAATATTGCCCCAACTCATGGCCGATGCTCCTGAACTAAAGGGGGCTATGGAGCAAAAAGGCAAAACTGACCCTGAAGTACGCAAAAGTATTTTGAAATTGTTTTTTCAATCGTTGAAGAAATGGGCAAAAGGCGAGCTTGGTTTAGAAGGGTATGAGTCTTTTGTCGACTTTAAGGCACGTTGTCAGCGGGCTTATCAAACTTTACTGGATGGAATGGAAGGCAAAAGCTCGGGCATTGTTATATCATCGGGCGGCACCATTGGCGTACTCACTGGGTTGTTGTTGGGTATTAGCGACGAAAAAATGATGGAACTCAACTGGCAGGTAATGAACACCTCTTTTACCGAGTTTCAGTATAACAAAGGACAGTTTTACCTCAAGAGTTTCAACAACATTCCTCACTTGACTACTCCTGCGTTGATTACTTATGTATAAACTG
This sequence is a window from Microscilla marina ATCC 23134. Protein-coding genes within it:
- a CDS encoding histidine phosphatase family protein: MASLYLVRHGQASFMKSNYDQLSDLGKTQANHLGEYLANTGLQFDIAWQGDLQRHRQTSEGIIEKYAHSAGFPEVFTNADFNEHQGASIFNKILPQLMADAPELKGAMEQKGKTDPEVRKSILKLFFQSLKKWAKGELGLEGYESFVDFKARCQRAYQTLLDGMEGKSSGIVISSGGTIGVLTGLLLGISDEKMMELNWQVMNTSFTEFQYNKGQFYLKSFNNIPHLTTPALITYV